In Onychostoma macrolepis isolate SWU-2019 chromosome 17, ASM1243209v1, whole genome shotgun sequence, the DNA window ataataaaatataatagaaaacaGATCATATAAATCgtaatatttcaaaacattactgttttttgatgaaatacatTCAGCCCAGCATACAACCCTTTTTTTtaaccaaccccaaacttttgaacagcagtgcaCGTCTTTTTTACATACAAGAACAAATCCCATGTGAATGagcttatttgtgtgtgtaaggGTGGAAGAGCCCAGCGTAAACAGAGGCAGGCTGAAGAGAAGTTGAGGCCATATTTGGGCAGAGTGGATCCAGGTGAGacagtttttttaataaaacatttaaaaatgaaattttatgactggttttgtgcattatttattcattataaaaagTTGCCTCCTCTTTTTACTATTAAACtcactctctttctttctttctttctttctttctcctctTCAGAATCCCTTTGTCAGTTGTTGAAATGTCACAGTCCTATTGGTTCCTGGTGCCAAGTGGTGAAGGAGGGGGGAGTTCTTGCCCCTAAATGTGTGTGTCCAAAGACCTGCCCACGGTAAGACACACACCAACAAATTAATAACAATTTTCCAAGACACCTGAGCTGATTTCATTGCCAAGCTACTTACAGTGAGCCAGCGGCATGAACAGTGCAGCTCAGAACACAATGTCATGATTAAGAACAGAATAATGATGTAAGACACTCCTTACGGCTCACAGACTCCTTGGAATCAAACCAGCAACCTAGACATTTAACTACTGGTATATTTGCTCTGTGCACATACTCTTTAATGCAGATAAAGGTCACATGCAGGGGAAGAAAAGATGATAAGAAAAGATGTAACACACTTAAAAAATGTCGATGCAAATATgacatattattaaaacatctcAGGCAGACAGTTTTCTGACAATACCTTATGTAGTTAAACATCTTAAAAACCAATTAAACAGCTTTAAACTTGATTCAGTAAAACTAGTTTTACTTCTTTCTACATCAAGTGTTGATCCAATGCAGTACCAAAGTTATATATCAtgatcatttttataaaaaataaatatattgaaattcaTTAGTATTACGGTACcttcaacattttaaaatcaacagtTTTGCTTTTCTAAATGTCTCTAAATATCTGTTTTGTCCGTTTCTTGCCAGTTTACTGCTCAAAACACTCTGTGATAGGTACAAAGTAGGCCTATTTTTATCCTCACTGCGACTGAGATTAATGCAGTCTGCtttttcttttatcttgtgtaaTTGTATTCATGTCTTTTTGATGTCGCCCAACCTGTCCATGTTGGCATCTGTCTAATTTGGCAGATTCTACTaagtaaaatatgattttatgcCAAAACAGTATACAGTTTGATATGACGCACAGCTTGTGATGTCAACAACAAAAGATATGAAAAGCATTTCCTCGTTCCTTTTacaaaattatctatttttgCACAAATATATGGTATGGTATGTATGTTTAGTATTGTTACCTGCTGTCCTTGACTTTGAACAGACCCAGTCCAGAAGCactttgtgtgtgaatgtgttgttTTGTACAGGCAGGGGGCACCAGTGTGCAGCGTTATGGGGAAGACGTACAGCAACGAGTGTCTTCTTCACAAGGAGGCCTGCCGCAAAAAACGACGCATTGGCAAGGCACATAATGGAGCCTGTATTGGTACAcgcacagagagacacacaaaaACTTTAAGCATCATTACACTTAAATGCACATTCAACCACTTTGTCTTTGTTGTTGTCTAAAAACACTCTATCTCTTGTGGTTTCTCTGTCAGTAAGCAAGGCTGAGTGCTCTGAGGAAGAGTTTGGTCAGTTCCCGTACCGTCTGCTGGACTGGTTCTTACTCCTCAGCAGAATGGGAGAGAGATACACACCAGCCGCTCCCTCACAAAGctgcctcacacacacacagcgaaCCCAGCTTGCAGAGGTAACACTGAACTCACTCAAATCACTACACATATGCCACCCTTAGATCATTCACACTTTACATGCATTTTTGCTTTTCAATCAACACATTACTCAAATGCTTTACAACATATAGAGTAGTTgttgttatgtttttatcaggttcccatttaataatttatagaTAATTAATGTGCAGGTGATTAATAATGTGTATTTataggagtttttttttttttttttcaatcaaaatACCCTGAAGGTAATTTGTTTGCTTTAAGTTTAATCTCGAGACCTGCCTGGAAGTGAATGGTTTGTGTGGGTGTACATGAACCAAGAGTTTATTTTGACTCTTGACATAAAGCATCAGGCATACACACCACAACAGCAACATATGTTGTAAAGTGAACGCATGACTTGTAATAAAAGTACAACTTCgattaatatttatgttgttaaaataacattctgTTCTGTAAATGCATTGTCTGCTGGTTTACTTAGCTACTTTTCAGCACACCACATTAAGCATGCCACTTAATACTTTAAGACTTTGAATGTTAAAGTGCAAATTAACACCTGACCACTCTTGTTAGTTTGCAactgttacaattaaaaatcacagaAGGGTAAAAACATGCCAGGCAGACAATGGTATGATGTAGGCCTAAGCAACACAgctacaacaaacaaaactgataATGGGTGTGTTAGATTTATAGTGTGTGAATAATCAAGCTTTGACAATAACCAGTCATATTGGTGGCATCAAGGGGCCCCTAATATAATTCTGCTTAGGGCCCCAAAAATGCTTGGGCCGGCCCtgataacatgcatttaaaaaaatacaggtgcatctcaataaattagaatgtcgtgaaaaagataattttttcttgtaacttatttcaaaaagtgaaactttcatatattttagattcattacatgtaaagtaaaacatttcaaagtttttttttgttttaattttgatgattagaacaTACAGCTCacgaaagtcaaaaatcagtatctcaaaatattagaatatttacatttgagtttcaataaatgaccatccatacggtataaattctgggtatctctttgttctttgaaaccacaataatggggaagactgctaacttggcaatgatccagaagacgaacattgacaccctccacaaagagggtaagtcacagaaggtcattactgaaaggtgtggctgtttacagagtgctgtatcaaagcatattaaatgcaaagttgactggaaggaagaatttggataggaaaaggtgcacaaacaACAgcgatgaccgcaagcttgagaatacagtcaagcaaagctgattcaaacacttgggagagcttcacaaggagtggactgaagctggagtcagtgcatcaagagtcaccacgctcagacgtcttcaggaaaagggctaccaagccacttctgaaccagagacaacgtcagaagcatcttatctgcgctgtggagaaaaagaactggactgttgctcagtggtccaaagttctcttttcagatgaaagtaaattttgcatttcatttggaaatcaaggtcccagagtctggaggaagagtggagaggcacagaatctatgttgcttgaagtccagtgtgaagtttccacagtcagtgatgatttgggctgccatgtcatctgctggtgttggtccactgtgttttctgaagtccacagtcaacgcagccatctaccaggaaatattagagcacttcatgcttccttctgctgacaagttttatggagatgctgatttcattttccagcaggacttggcacctgcccacactgccaaaggtaccaaaagctggttcaatgaccatagtgttactgtgcttaactggccagcaaactcaccacacCTGAACCCcgtagagaatctatggggtattgtcaagaggaagatgagagacaccagacctaACAAtacagatgacctgaaggccactgtcaaagaaacctgggcttccataccacctcagcagtgccacaaactgatcacctccatgctacgccaaattgaggcagtaattaaagcaaaaggagcccctaccaactattgagtacatatacagtaaatgaacatactttccagaatgccaacaattcactaaaaatgttttttttttttttattggtcttatgaagtattctaatttgttgagaaagtggtttttgttaaatgtgagcctaaatcatcacaattaaaagaaccaaagacttaaactacttcagtctgtgtgcattgaatttatttaatacacaagtttcacagtttgagttgaattactgaaataaattaacttttccacgacattctaatttattgagatgcacctgtagataATGTGAATATCCATTTCATGCCACCTTTAAGCATTCCCTTAAGACACTACCCTTCTAAAATTCTCTCTGTCAATCAAATTACACAGTTTATAGTGTAAGTGCGCAGTGTAAAATAGCCTCATTTGCGACGCAACTCTTTTCTGAACCAGTCAGCTCTATTTTAAGCCTGTAGGCTAAGATGTTCGCTTGCTAATTGAACACTAATTCAATATAATACATGTAAAGTACTTCAAAggaatttaattcatttaaatattaaatgataataaataaatctcaattattttctattatttctAATCAGAAACCTATAAAAAGTTATCTGAGCCCATAGAAAAGGGGATCGTCTTTTCTATTAATTTGTGAATTTGTGATAAAAGCATCCTGAtcctttatttcttttttctcccTTTATTTTTCAGAGGAGGTTTGTTCTGCTGGATCGTAACAGGGATGGGAAGTTAAGTAGGAGAGATCTGAGAAAGCTTCACTATAAGCGGATGCCACTGGAGCACTGCACTCAAAGATTCTTCCAgtaacacacgcacacataaaAAATGACACCACTGTGATTTTGTGATGTTTTCTTCTGTCTGACCTTCTTTGTATTTGCATAATATTACTGCAAACCCTCCCCAGCACCCTTCTGATTATAGTACACATGCCTTCAGGATGTCACCCACCCCTCTCTCTTATCCTCTTTCAATCTCTCTTCTCTCGCTCATCctctcaatctctctctctctctcattcaaagCTGTGAATGCTTATTGCCTTCCTACTGTTCTAATGTGAGTGGTGTCCTTTACGGCTTATAGCAGCAGTGAGAGACGTGTAGAAATCAAAAACAAGAGAGACAGAGGCAAAGAGAATCCACTTGTAGATTTCAACAGTATGGTGTTTGTGTGTAGGTCATGTGacaagaataagaataagaaggTGACCCTGAGGGAGTGGACATCCTGTCTGGTTGACCGGTCAGAAAACTGGTTTCAGGATTTCATGTGTAAGTCTATATTTGTTTCATCTGAATATGAGATTTTCATGTGTAAGCATGttcaaacacatacacacacacacattgtgtcCCTTCTCTACCACAGCCGTGAAGATGGGCTCACCAAAGCTGTGTCCTGTCCCAGACAACAACCTTTAAATTTAGGTGCTTTATCCACATGGAATCGTGTTTTATACCTTATCATTTACCTAGAAGTTATAATAATTGATACCTGGAGAAAGCTAGCATTTGCATTCTTGCtggattaaaaataaagtgaaacattcttagaatttaaaataagtattttctatttgaatatatattttaaagtgtaatttattcctgtgatgtcaaagctgaattttcagcagccattactccagtcttcagtgttacatgattctttggaaattattttaatatgctgatttactagaaaagtttcttattattatcattataataaaaaactgttgctatgcttaatattttaaggattaaaatagaaagttaaaaaaacagcatttatttaaaatagaattttttgtaacattatacatgtctttactgtcatttatgatcaatttaatacatacgtgctgaatatttttacttttttttttttctttttttgttgcaaAATACATGGCCAgctatacagttttttttttttttttggtcacactgCAGCACTTAAAACAAAGCACTTAAAACACAATAACCGTTGCCCAAAAAGTGGGGGCATGACATTTCTAAAAGTGTGGTTTATAATAATTGCTTACCTctgttatatttaaaatctgATAAAAATGGGGCATAATAAAAGTCTAAACATTTCTGTTGcttttttattgctttgagcatgtgtgtgtgttgtgactGCTGTGCAGTGCTGCAATCTAGTCAACAAAAACTGCTTTTTAAGGGACAGCGGCATGTATCATGGATCACACAAGCAATTACTGCAGAGAGGGACAGCaagagtgggagagagagagagagagattgggCTATAACCTTAAACAGAGGAATGGAGAGCAGATTAATTGAGGGGTGGTGTTTAATAGGAGAGAGATGGATAGAGAGATGGATGGCCCATGAGAGAGATAAAAGACTACGTGAGCAGGGATGAGAGGAATAGATAATATGGCAGAGAGAGACGGGGAAAGGCAAGGACaccgaaagagagagagaatctcGTAATGCACTCACAGAATGGGACGGGGAGGGGGACAAGTTACAGTAAACCATTGCAAATGGAGGAGAGAAAATAGATTGAAGCATGAAAAATGgatcagaaagagagagagacagtggggggaggggtgtgtgagagagagagaaagagttgCAGAAGGGTGTGATAAAGGGTGGGAAGAGATTGTTAGatggaaagagaaaaagaagagaGTAACTAAATGGCATCCCACCACAAAGTAACTTCCCCTTCCAGTACATCATTGATGTCTTCCACTTTTCCAAACACTAAACGCTTCCAATCATGTCTGCCAAGTGTGAAAAATTGATTCTCAACATTTGAAAACAAGTAGATCGAGTTTTCCAAGTCTATATGACCCCAGGAAGTGCAGCAGAATAATCAGATCTCATTACATTTGTAGCTTTTAAAGTGGGTTTGGTTTCCTGTAGCTGTAGTGCAGTCAAGAATCATCTCATCTGGCAGCATCTTCTGCATTGTTTTGCTTTATGGTGCGGTTTGATATCTGTCATTGTGTTGCGTGATCATTCTGTGTTGTGACATTTTGAGGTTATGTTTTGAGTTTATTGTGTGCCGCGATTTTTATTATGTCTTGTGTTGTTAATACGCAGTGTAGTTTGGTCCTGTGTTGCCTTAGTAAATGTTTTCACTCAGACTTGACTATCTGTCTTAAAGAATTTGGCAATCCACAGGCACCATTTGCATTTGTGACTCCGAACAGTTGCTTAGATACAGACAGTGTataacagtatatatttaggctaacatatatgtatttattttaatatattctgtatttattttcaaatttattttgataaGCATAAAAACTATGATAGATGAACAGTATAAAGATTACTGGTCCATCTAATCTCTTACTTAAATGCATGTGTTATTTATTACCATGAAAAATGATTTTGACTTTCTTACTCAGTTtgtcaaaaaattatatttaatacactactttttttttttttttttcggaaaAAAAGCCTCTTAtctcaccgaggctgcatttatttgcacacacacacacacaaaaaaaaaataaaataaaatgaaaataatatttcatattattgcattgatttaaaaaaaggggtcatatgatgctttttttaaagatcattattttgtgtatttggtgtaacagaatatgttgacatgctttaatgttcaaaaaacatattatttttcaaatactctACATTATTGTAGATACAGTATTGTATCGTTTTCTACAAAACTCCTCCTTCCGACAAtcgcagtctgctctgattggccagctgatacagtgcattgtgattggccgaacaccagaAGCACACGTCGGAAATGTAATGCCCCTTACCATAAttgcgagcttcagctttcaaaataaaagtaaagacagttaataatgtccttagttttaccatcagctcaagcccgagaggggaacagagtcgtgtgacagacacagtgatgaagctcgtatttgcagtacacaagccgcaattaagacagctgactccactgtgatgtgaccctgtctctctctcacacacacacacacacacacacacacacatacgacACGCATAACtctgcatttgaacagtcagtagcaaatacttaaactaataacaaaacatacttacagtcgctgatacAGAAGGGCCAGATTGTCATAGTAAAGTCGAATTGaccctttttgtttttttagaaatagcctttgttcacagccagccttgtactctcctaggttcaaAAAAtggtcgtccataaaatgcgttgcacaaattcgaacatttgggttgtgctgttctgttgtaaacataTCTTAACCAATGATTCTTAAATGCATCcactttcggaaggccaaataaagtgcttttgctttcttATAGAAACACGGCGTCTCCCTGACAttgctgcatcaacactactgcggttactgaaaccacgccttctttctttgcatgaACATTTGGGCATTAAGCAAATATTTCCAcgtcgtgacgtagacatgtgggggcgtgttttaatgaggcgttttagcccAGTCTGGATctgccttctcttttagatagaataaatccttttgtgggagactttgagctttgtaactctgcagatcgtatacatgcacaaacagctacataacacactaaagaaaaggaaaacaagaaatcgcatcatatgacccctttaatattgtgaaatactagtacaatttacaataaccgttttctattggaatatattttaaaatgtagttttcagcaatcattactccagtcttcagtgtcacatgatccttcagaaatcattctaatatgctgatttagtgctcaataaacattttttattattatcaaatttcaaaagaacagcatttattgaatttttttgtaataacgTTATTGTAATTcagtgcatccttgctgaataaacatattaattaattttaaaaaatcttactaaccccaaacttttgaacagtcgtataaaaatagaaatcacagaaatgtaatttcaaTGTCAAAGTCCATGTAACAATCATGTAACAGTTTGCTGGTAGACTTCTATTGTAATTGCATTATTAGTCAAAATTATTGTCTAGTCTGTCAATAGAGCTTAActtgtatttaacccagaatATTCACTTAAGGGTGTGCCTGTGTTCAGGAATGAGTCCTGTCTGTGCTCAAGAAGATAAGAAgcatgattatatatatatatgatctaTTTTCAGTAACATTTCAAAGCTTGTCAGATCTTTAAAGAATGTGTGTGTAAGTCAGAAAGAAAGTAGAGAGAGAGTCTTTTTATCAggagaaattaaatgaaatgaggTCTACTGGGGAGACATGACCCCAGGGGTCAAATCAGGCCCCCCTAAGCTCTCTTGAGACCCTCCCCCTCAATCAGCTATAACTGTTtcgagagacacacacacacatacacacactatcTCATTAAGAGATCTATTGTCATATGCTCTGCTTCAGACTGTgtgacagcacacacacacacacacgtacacgtACGTTTCAACCTTACACCCCATCTCTGGTCACATCTCTAGTGTCTCTCTGAGGCCACACAGACAGCTATCCTGCTTTTGTAATGGACCCAGATGCAGAAATAACAGATCCATATGGAACTGTTGTATGGATGAGATCATGTACACGTGTCATGCGCTAAACTCCCATTGGACGAGAGATCATAGTGACTCCATGACCTGCTGCAGCCATGACATCACGTACTGGGAGGTCAAGCTGAACTCTGGGTGAAAGTGACGTGTTGATTGGTTAAGAAGACAATGCACATGACAGCTGAAGATTCATGAGTAAACTGTTTCTCTTGATTactgacatttttgtttttcctctcttgttttttttttttcactttttttctaattcagttttaatgcGCTTTATTGGTATAACAAAAACTTTACTTTTCTTGCCAAAaagaatttga includes these proteins:
- the sparcl2 gene encoding SPARC-like protein 1 — encoded protein: MHLLCHLLFLTVTLHLGVVKGGRAQRKQRQAEEKLRPYLGRVDPESLCQLLKCHSPIGSWCQVVKEGGVLAPKCVCPKTCPRQGAPVCSVMGKTYSNECLLHKEACRKKRRIGKAHNGACIVSKAECSEEEFGQFPYRLLDWFLLLSRMGERYTPAAPSQSCLTHTQRTQLAERRFVLLDRNRDGKLSRRDLRKLHYKRMPLEHCTQRFFQSCDKNKNKKVTLREWTSCLVDRSENWFQDFMSVKMGSPKLCPVPDNNL